A region of Kribbella sp. NBC_01245 DNA encodes the following proteins:
- a CDS encoding pentapeptide repeat-containing protein, with protein sequence MELEKYGLAQVLKPHIDEAELRQIDSLEGDGSLADFDYADRAVRHLVVTERTLVGGRLSKIDAERVTFDRVALQSVLIEQCVLASSDWMDCTLSRVVFRNCKILGANFIENKWASVVFQSCRLEYTTFDSVQATAPIVFIDTRLKDVTFRGSEFPAGHMSRCTLQNVEFDGGIYTGFDFRGNDLSTIRGAGNLNGILVTPVQRQELAEALVSELDLRYPDRNGQ encoded by the coding sequence ATGGAGTTAGAAAAGTACGGACTCGCGCAGGTGCTGAAGCCACATATCGACGAGGCCGAATTGCGCCAAATCGACAGCCTGGAAGGCGACGGATCGCTGGCAGACTTCGACTACGCAGACAGGGCTGTTCGCCATCTGGTGGTGACGGAACGGACCTTGGTGGGCGGTCGACTGTCGAAGATCGACGCTGAGCGCGTGACCTTCGATCGCGTCGCGCTCCAGTCTGTGCTGATCGAACAATGTGTGTTGGCGTCGAGCGATTGGATGGACTGCACTCTGTCCCGCGTGGTGTTCCGCAACTGCAAGATCCTGGGTGCCAACTTCATCGAGAACAAGTGGGCCAGCGTCGTCTTTCAGAGTTGTCGACTCGAGTACACAACCTTTGACTCAGTACAGGCGACTGCCCCGATAGTCTTCATCGATACCCGACTCAAGGACGTTACCTTCCGGGGGTCGGAGTTCCCCGCAGGTCACATGTCACGCTGCACGTTGCAGAACGTTGAGTTCGACGGCGGCATCTATACAGGGTTCGACTTCCGCGGCAACGATCTGTCCACCATCCGCGGAGCCGGCAACTTGAACGGCATTTTGGTCACCCCTGTACAGCGACAAGAGCTTGCCGAGGCTCTCGTGTCGGAACTCGACCTGCGCTATCCCGACAGGAACGGTCAGTGA
- a CDS encoding SRPBCC family protein yields the protein MNTLDVVASGEREIVITREFAAPRELVFDALTKPELLMRWHGARGWNLVECEIDLREGGSWRHVSHGPDGQTMAMSGVYRVIVVPERLVTTQLHECEDTEGKEHLVTTTLSEKDGRTLLRSVTLYPTREIRDAVARSEMRRGTAESYVMLDELLANRG from the coding sequence GTGAACACCTTGGACGTCGTCGCATCAGGTGAGCGGGAGATCGTCATCACCCGCGAGTTCGCCGCGCCACGCGAGCTGGTGTTCGACGCGCTGACCAAACCGGAACTGCTGATGCGCTGGCACGGCGCCCGCGGCTGGAACCTCGTCGAATGCGAGATCGACCTGCGCGAGGGCGGCTCCTGGCGGCATGTTTCCCATGGCCCGGACGGTCAGACCATGGCCATGAGCGGCGTCTACCGCGTGATCGTCGTACCGGAACGCCTTGTCACCACACAACTTCACGAGTGCGAGGACACCGAGGGCAAGGAACACCTCGTCACCACCACACTGTCCGAAAAGGACGGTCGAACTCTGTTGCGTTCCGTCACGCTCTACCCGACGCGCGAGATCCGCGACGCCGTGGCCCGTTCCGAGATGCGCCGCGGCACCGCCGAGAGTTATGTGATGCTCGACGAGCTTCTGGCGAATCGGGGGTAA
- a CDS encoding TIGR03086 family metal-binding protein, protein MSDIADRYRTRADNFAAVIAAVRPDQWRNQSPCADWKAVDVVRHIVDMHEVMLQPLGRSLSPAPPVDDDPMGAFNAARADIEEVLADPEAARAEAQTPMGKMPVEVHIDGVVSADMVLHGWDLAKATGQEYTIPPEEIERAAAMEGAIPDELLRPIAFGPRVAVPDDATPQDKLLAFIGRDPNWRPA, encoded by the coding sequence ATGAGCGACATCGCCGACCGCTACCGCACCCGTGCGGACAACTTCGCGGCCGTGATCGCCGCGGTGCGCCCGGACCAGTGGCGCAACCAATCCCCTTGCGCCGACTGGAAAGCCGTCGACGTGGTCCGGCACATCGTGGACATGCACGAAGTGATGCTGCAGCCGCTGGGCCGGTCGCTGTCCCCCGCGCCGCCGGTCGACGACGACCCGATGGGCGCCTTCAACGCCGCCCGCGCGGACATCGAGGAAGTGCTCGCCGATCCCGAGGCGGCGCGCGCCGAGGCGCAGACCCCGATGGGAAAGATGCCGGTGGAGGTGCACATCGACGGTGTGGTCAGCGCCGACATGGTGCTGCACGGATGGGATCTGGCCAAGGCCACCGGGCAGGAGTACACGATCCCGCCGGAGGAGATCGAGCGCGCCGCGGCCATGGAAGGTGCCATACCGGACGAACTGCTGCGGCCCATCGCGTTCGGGCCCCGGGTGGCCGTCCCGGACGACGCGACACCGCAGGACAAGCTGCTCGCGTTCATCGGCCGAGATCCGAACTGGAGGCCCGCGTGA